In Felis catus isolate Fca126 chromosome C2, F.catus_Fca126_mat1.0, whole genome shotgun sequence, a single window of DNA contains:
- the LCA5L gene encoding lebercilin-like protein isoform X5 → MSLADPAETSVDEHLPCVALGPRRRSAECTGTQDAGDCSRGSPSHASDRSVDYSRSQCSCRSLSSPCDYSEDFLSECSETACNRNYLEKTMIREKKNEKKTYNVSKVPQPKVNRWPCYRVPRHLDFAGLLPRIPAEESRFELPMNCKYPSQHPKRMVYKSGRKEISVEKKHNWNAPLLNAQNNVIAQRRDAMTHRILSARLQKIKELKNELCDIRRKLEATVIENQFLKHLQLRHLKAIGKYENSQNNLPQIMVKHQNEVKNLRQLLRKSQEKERSASRKLRETDSELLKTKDSLQELQRLSEDKNLAEREELTQKLSVLTTKTEANNKKIQSLEKQLRLNNRVFNRQLATENRKTLAAQAATKTLQMEIKRLQQKLKVCGQHPDLNLRSRPEGGLSFPFAPSQPCTCHLSVSISYLPSSCSLLLMHMLDPPRNQPESK, encoded by the exons ATGTCTCTGGCTGATCCAGCAGAAACAAGTGTAGATGAGCACCTCCCCTGTGTGGCCTTAGGACCCAGGAGGAGGTCTGCAGAATGCACGGGAACCCAGGACGCAGGTGACTGTTCAAGAGGCAGCCCCAGTCACGCTTCTGATAGGAGTGTGGATTACAGCAGATCTCAGTGTTCCTGCAGAAGTTTAAGTTCTCCCTGTGATTATTCAGAAGACTTTCTCTCTGAATGTTCTGAAACAGCTTGTAATAGAAATTATTTAGAGAAGACtatgataagagaaaaaaagaatgagaagaaaacgTATAATGTCTCTAAAGTCCCCCAACCTAAAG TTAACAGGTGGCCTTGTTACAGAGTACCACGACACTTGGACTTTGCTGGCCTCTTGCCTCGCATCCCAGCTGAAGAATCAAGGTTTGAATTGCCAATGAACTGTAAATACCCGAGTCAGCACCCCAAGAGGATGGTCTACAAGTCCG GCCGGAAGGAAATCTCAGTTGAAAAAAAGCACAACTGGAATGCGCCACTTTTAAATGCTCAGAACAATGTGATTGCCCAAAGAAGAGATGCTATGACTCATCGCATCCTCTCAGCAAGGCTCCAGAAGATTAAAGAGCTCAAAAACGAACTATGTGATATACGTCGTAAATTGGAAGCCACGGTCATAGAAAACCAATTTTTGAAACATCTTCAGCTTAGGCACTTGAAAGCAATAGGGAAATATGAGAATTCACAAAATAATCTACCTCAAATTATGGTAAAACATCAGAATGAAGTCAAAAACTTAAGGCAGCTACTTAGGAAAtcccaggaaaaggaaagaagcgCATCCAGGAAACTTCGAGAAACCGACAGTGAGCTGCTGAAGACTAAAGACTCCTTGCAGGAGCTGCAGAGGCTTTCTGAAGACAAAAATCTTGCAGAGAGGGAAGAACTCACTCAAAAATTGTCTGTCCTCACAACGAAAACAGaggcaaacaacaaaaaaatacag AGCTTGGAAAAACAGTTGAGGCTGAACAATAGAGTCTTTAATCGGCAGTTGGCCACTGAGAACCGGAAGACGTTAGCAGCCCAGGCAGCTACAAAGACtctgcaaatggaaataaaacgCCTTCAACAAAAACTTAAG GTCTGTGGACAGCATCCAGACTTGAACCTTCGTTCCAGGCCTGAGGGAGGACTGTCCTTCCCTTTTGCCCCCAGCCAGCCCTGCACCTGTCACCTGTCAGTCAGCATTTCTTATCTGCCTTCTTCCTGCTCTCTGCTGCTGATGCACATGCTAGACCCTCCAAGGAACCAGCCTGAATCAAAATAA
- the LCA5L gene encoding lebercilin-like protein isoform X4, whose protein sequence is MSLADPAETSVDEHLPCVALGPRRRSAECTGTQDAGDCSRGSPSHASDRSVDYSRSQCSCRSLSSPCDYSEDFLSECSETACNRNYLEKTMIREKKNEKKTYNVSKVPQPKVNRWPCYRVPRHLDFAGLLPRIPAEESRFELPMNCKYPSQHPKRMVYKSGRKEISVEKKHNWNAPLLNAQNNVIAQRRDAMTHRILSARLQKIKELKNELCDIRRKLEATVIENQFLKHLQLRHLKAIGKYENSQNNLPQIMVKHQNEVKNLRQLLRKSQEKERSASRKLRETDSELLKTKDSLQELQRLSEDKNLAEREELTQKLSVLTTKTEANNKKIQSLEKQLRLNNRVFNRQLATENRKTLAAQAATKTLQMEIKRLQQKLKEKDRELEIRNIYANRILKNLHDKDYPTVSSTKSVQADRSFLFTSMKHQETQKSEDVPSLTTKGKKTTGNIGHKEKSTGMTCAVPPCISKLPNQEESKKKYEAHVYAAHSL, encoded by the exons ATGTCTCTGGCTGATCCAGCAGAAACAAGTGTAGATGAGCACCTCCCCTGTGTGGCCTTAGGACCCAGGAGGAGGTCTGCAGAATGCACGGGAACCCAGGACGCAGGTGACTGTTCAAGAGGCAGCCCCAGTCACGCTTCTGATAGGAGTGTGGATTACAGCAGATCTCAGTGTTCCTGCAGAAGTTTAAGTTCTCCCTGTGATTATTCAGAAGACTTTCTCTCTGAATGTTCTGAAACAGCTTGTAATAGAAATTATTTAGAGAAGACtatgataagagaaaaaaagaatgagaagaaaacgTATAATGTCTCTAAAGTCCCCCAACCTAAAG TTAACAGGTGGCCTTGTTACAGAGTACCACGACACTTGGACTTTGCTGGCCTCTTGCCTCGCATCCCAGCTGAAGAATCAAGGTTTGAATTGCCAATGAACTGTAAATACCCGAGTCAGCACCCCAAGAGGATGGTCTACAAGTCCG GCCGGAAGGAAATCTCAGTTGAAAAAAAGCACAACTGGAATGCGCCACTTTTAAATGCTCAGAACAATGTGATTGCCCAAAGAAGAGATGCTATGACTCATCGCATCCTCTCAGCAAGGCTCCAGAAGATTAAAGAGCTCAAAAACGAACTATGTGATATACGTCGTAAATTGGAAGCCACGGTCATAGAAAACCAATTTTTGAAACATCTTCAGCTTAGGCACTTGAAAGCAATAGGGAAATATGAGAATTCACAAAATAATCTACCTCAAATTATGGTAAAACATCAGAATGAAGTCAAAAACTTAAGGCAGCTACTTAGGAAAtcccaggaaaaggaaagaagcgCATCCAGGAAACTTCGAGAAACCGACAGTGAGCTGCTGAAGACTAAAGACTCCTTGCAGGAGCTGCAGAGGCTTTCTGAAGACAAAAATCTTGCAGAGAGGGAAGAACTCACTCAAAAATTGTCTGTCCTCACAACGAAAACAGaggcaaacaacaaaaaaatacag AGCTTGGAAAAACAGTTGAGGCTGAACAATAGAGTCTTTAATCGGCAGTTGGCCACTGAGAACCGGAAGACGTTAGCAGCCCAGGCAGCTACAAAGACtctgcaaatggaaataaaacgCCTTCAACAAAAACTTAAG GAGAAGGACCGAGagcttgaaatcaggaacatCTATGCGAATCGGATACTTAAAAATTTACATGACAAAGATTATCCGACAG tttcttcaacaaaatcCGTACAAGCAGACAGAAGTTTTTTGTTTACAAGCATGAAACACCAGGAAACCCAAAAATCAGAAGATGTTCCATCTTTGACAACTAAG GGTAAAAAGACAACTGGAAACATTGGTCATAAAGAAAAATCCACCGGAATGACCTGTGCGGTTCCTCCCTGTATCAGCAAACTACCAAACCAAGAGGAGTCCAAGAAAAAATACGAAG CTCACGTGTACGCAGCCCATTCTCTGTAA